One genomic window of Campylobacter curvus includes the following:
- a CDS encoding NnrS family protein — translation MQFKDHLKPNDGANFGVFRPSVSKGAVKFSTFGASQSSEQMRTPEISAFARWYERFCAQPHQPFFANGSVQLIAFTGLMLLAFLTNGVIGADITLFHVYAFVFVIFIQFFLGFLFVVFPKFLVQASIAKSTYMRQFWAYFIISWGFFASMFFDGNSYILFMALDLALQTISFITLFKIHARSLIKDKYDTKWVLITFAAGLAANLAFLLSQADTKFSFLLRQIAIYAGFYLFLFALIFAIAQRMIPFFTSVKITGYKINKSKFLMEKLFFLLALKVLFTGSSLEILPDVLLFAFFVYELFFKWKLPFFRAPAILWVLFLSLYWIPFGFFIAALNDLNDLFSWGAVFEKASLHAFGLGYFVTILIGFGTRVVLGHSGQVPHAGKFAIFIFLLLQIVACARIVAALGLNFSLDYAFWINLSAALLVTALGIWGAKYVTILIKGFMPH, via the coding sequence ATGCAGTTCAAAGATCATCTAAAGCCAAATGATGGCGCAAATTTCGGCGTATTTAGGCCCAGTGTTTCAAAAGGCGCAGTGAAATTTAGCACGTTTGGCGCCAGCCAAAGTAGCGAGCAGATGAGGACGCCTGAAATTTCAGCTTTTGCTAGATGGTACGAGAGATTTTGCGCTCAGCCCCATCAGCCGTTTTTCGCAAACGGTTCAGTGCAGCTTATCGCTTTTACTGGTTTGATGCTGCTTGCGTTTTTGACAAACGGTGTTATTGGCGCCGACATCACGCTGTTTCACGTCTATGCCTTCGTTTTTGTGATCTTTATCCAGTTTTTTCTGGGGTTTTTGTTTGTCGTTTTCCCTAAATTTTTAGTGCAGGCAAGTATCGCTAAAAGCACCTATATGCGGCAGTTTTGGGCGTATTTCATCATCTCTTGGGGCTTTTTTGCTTCGATGTTTTTTGACGGGAATTCTTACATTTTGTTTATGGCGCTTGATCTCGCACTTCAAACTATAAGCTTCATCACGCTATTTAAAATCCACGCCAGATCGCTCATAAAGGACAAATACGACACCAAATGGGTGCTCATCACGTTTGCGGCGGGGCTTGCGGCGAATTTGGCATTTTTGCTCTCACAGGCGGATACAAAATTTAGCTTTTTACTAAGGCAAATCGCTATATATGCGGGCTTTTATCTGTTTTTGTTCGCTCTTATATTTGCTATCGCGCAAAGGATGATCCCGTTTTTTACCTCGGTCAAGATCACCGGATACAAGATAAATAAGTCTAAATTTTTGATGGAGAAGCTGTTTTTCTTACTCGCCTTGAAGGTGCTATTTACGGGCTCTAGCTTAGAGATTTTACCCGATGTCTTGCTATTTGCGTTTTTCGTATACGAGCTATTTTTTAAGTGGAAGCTGCCGTTTTTCAGAGCTCCTGCGATACTTTGGGTGCTGTTTTTGTCGCTTTATTGGATACCTTTTGGCTTTTTTATCGCCGCTCTCAATGATCTAAACGATCTTTTTTCTTGGGGAGCGGTATTTGAAAAGGCTTCGCTTCACGCCTTTGGGCTTGGATATTTTGTGACCATTTTGATCGGTTTTGGCACGAGAGTCGTTTTGGGACATTCGGGACAAGTGCCGCATGCAGGCAAATTTGCCATTTTTATATTTTTGCTTTTACAAATCGTAGCCTGTGCCAGGATCGTCGCGGCATTGGGGCTAAATTTCAGCCTTGATTATGCGTTTTGGATAAATTTAAGTGCCGCCTTACTCGTCACGGCGCTTGGCATT
- the prx-suh gene encoding thiol peroxidase Prx-SUH: MATTKFKGSVVNLGTNSVSVGEKAPIVKAVGKDLSDIQIGGEQGVVQIVVAVPSLDTDVCAMEAKKFNVKAANIQNAQLILISMDLPFAMGRFCQAEGIENVKVASDFRAKEFAKAYGVLIEDSVLAGLTARAVFVINASGVITYKEIVAEIADEPDYEAALKAANEAASTCCGS; encoded by the coding sequence ATGGCAACAACGAAATTTAAAGGAAGTGTCGTAAATTTAGGCACAAACAGCGTAAGCGTGGGCGAAAAAGCCCCGATAGTAAAGGCAGTCGGCAAGGATCTAAGCGACATACAAATCGGCGGCGAACAGGGCGTGGTGCAGATCGTCGTAGCCGTTCCGTCGCTTGATACCGATGTTTGCGCGATGGAGGCCAAGAAATTTAACGTCAAAGCCGCAAATATCCAAAATGCCCAGCTTATCTTGATCTCGATGGATCTACCGTTTGCGATGGGTAGATTTTGCCAAGCCGAGGGCATCGAAAACGTCAAGGTCGCAAGCGACTTTAGAGCCAAAGAATTTGCAAAAGCTTACGGCGTCTTGATAGAAGATAGCGTTCTGGCCGGACTTACCGCAAGGGCGGTGTTTGTCATAAACGCAAGCGGCGTCATCACTTACAAAGAGATAGTCGCAGAGATCGCCGATGAGCCTGATTATGAAGCGGCTTTAAAAGCTGCAAACGAGGCTGCGAGCACTTGCTGCGGTAGCTGA
- a CDS encoding hemolysin family protein, with product MHPSSDTSLLMIVLAVVFILLNAFFVLSEFSLVKIRKSRLEELIKDKIPNAQLAFDMSNKLDTYLSATQLGITLSSLALGWIGEPAVARLIEEPLKKFLNFNDILVHTVGFAIAFTLITLLHVVIGELVPKSVAIAKSEKTVLAIARPLHLFWVLFSPVIKLFDILANAGLAALGIKPAKESELAHSEEEIKIIVGESLKGGVLDSFETEIIKNAVDFSDTVAKEIMTPRRDMVCINKQKSFEENLKVVFESKYTRYPYIDGSKDTILGMIHIRDVLQLHFNEDKEKDFDKIVRKFVIVPESLSISKVLVMMNKQQISAALVVDEYGGTAGLLTMEDIMEEVLGDLNDEHDEADPHYKKINENIYEFNGRFDLESVEELLGISFDEETDQLTIGGYVFNLIGRLPVVGDKIEDENCYYEVRKMDGASISSVKVRKKILQDDD from the coding sequence TTGCACCCCAGTAGCGATACTTCGCTTTTAATGATAGTTCTAGCCGTCGTATTCATTTTATTAAACGCTTTCTTTGTCCTCTCGGAATTTTCACTCGTCAAGATACGCAAATCACGCCTTGAAGAGCTCATAAAAGATAAAATACCAAACGCCCAGCTCGCCTTTGATATGTCAAATAAACTAGATACTTATCTAAGCGCCACTCAGCTTGGTATCACGCTAAGCTCGCTCGCGCTAGGCTGGATAGGCGAGCCCGCGGTAGCCAGACTCATCGAAGAGCCGCTTAAAAAATTTCTAAATTTCAACGATATCTTGGTGCATACGGTCGGCTTTGCGATAGCATTTACGCTCATCACGTTGCTTCACGTCGTAATCGGCGAGCTTGTGCCAAAGTCCGTCGCCATCGCAAAGTCCGAAAAAACCGTGCTTGCCATCGCTCGTCCGCTTCATTTGTTTTGGGTGCTGTTTTCGCCTGTCATAAAGCTATTTGATATATTGGCAAATGCCGGTCTCGCCGCACTTGGCATAAAGCCGGCCAAAGAAAGTGAGCTCGCACACTCCGAGGAGGAGATAAAGATAATCGTAGGCGAGAGCCTAAAAGGCGGTGTGCTCGATAGCTTTGAGACCGAGATCATCAAAAATGCAGTGGACTTCAGCGACACGGTCGCAAAAGAGATAATGACGCCTCGCCGCGATATGGTCTGTATCAACAAACAAAAAAGCTTCGAGGAAAATTTAAAGGTCGTTTTCGAGTCCAAATACACGCGCTATCCGTATATAGACGGCTCAAAAGACACGATACTTGGCATGATACATATCCGCGACGTTTTGCAGCTGCATTTTAACGAGGATAAAGAAAAGGACTTCGACAAGATCGTGCGTAAATTCGTCATCGTCCCGGAGAGCCTTTCGATCTCAAAAGTGCTTGTCATGATGAACAAGCAGCAAATTTCAGCCGCTCTTGTAGTAGATGAATACGGCGGCACGGCGGGGCTTCTTACCATGGAAGATATAATGGAAGAGGTGCTTGGCGATCTAAACGACGAGCACGACGAGGCCGATCCGCATTATAAAAAGATCAACGAAAATATCTATGAATTCAACGGTCGTTTCGACCTTGAGAGCGTCGAGGAGCTACTTGGCATCAGCTTTGATGAGGAGACCGATCAGCTCACTATCGGCGGGTACGTATTCAACCTCATCGGTCGTTTGCCGGTCGTCGGCGATAAGATCGAGGATGAAAACTGCTACTACGAGGTGCGAAAAATGGACGGAGCTAGTATCTCGAGCGTCAAGGTAAGAAAGAAAATTTTACAAGACGACGACTAA
- a CDS encoding sodium-dependent transporter, protein MDKRSFSSRWAFIIACVGSAVGMANVWGFPYKLGTNGGGAFLIIYIFFVALFSYAGLSAEYAIGRRAKTGTLGSYEYAWKSRNLGIIGKIIGWLPLAGSLCIAIGYAVIIAYVLKALVQAISGSLMIENTDTWFESFALTPYSVLPYHFIVVAGTLITLFFGAKSIEKTNKIMMPLFFILFTILAIRVATLDGAFEGYKFLFTADFGKLEDPMVWISAMGQAFFSLSITGSGMIVYGAYLSKKEDIVNSAKNTAIFDTLAAMVAALVMIPAVFAYNMDPATGPGLLFVTLPKILQGMVGGQIFAVILFTAVIFGGITSLQNMFEAVAESLMHKFPRLSRTWTLVLLCAICFGVGAHMEDITSWGPWMDFVSIYIIPIGAVIGAVSWFWVIKRDEILDEINMGAGKIYGSFWYNVGRFLYVPLALLLCIIALNMHISF, encoded by the coding sequence ATGGACAAACGAAGCTTTTCATCTAGGTGGGCGTTTATAATCGCATGCGTCGGCTCGGCCGTAGGCATGGCGAATGTTTGGGGATTTCCTTACAAGCTAGGCACAAACGGTGGCGGCGCATTTTTGATCATTTATATTTTCTTCGTCGCGCTGTTTTCCTACGCCGGACTAAGCGCGGAATACGCCATCGGCAGACGAGCCAAAACGGGGACTTTAGGCTCTTATGAATATGCCTGGAAAAGTAGGAATTTAGGCATCATCGGCAAGATCATCGGCTGGCTTCCGCTTGCGGGTTCTTTATGTATAGCTATCGGCTACGCAGTCATCATCGCCTACGTATTAAAGGCGCTGGTGCAAGCCATAAGCGGCTCGCTGATGATCGAAAACACCGATACTTGGTTTGAGTCTTTTGCACTCACGCCATACTCGGTGCTACCATATCATTTCATAGTAGTTGCAGGAACGCTCATCACGCTATTTTTCGGAGCAAAAAGCATCGAAAAAACGAACAAGATCATGATGCCTTTGTTTTTTATATTATTTACCATACTGGCTATCAGGGTAGCGACGCTTGACGGGGCGTTTGAGGGGTATAAATTTTTATTCACAGCGGACTTTGGCAAGCTCGAAGATCCGATGGTGTGGATATCTGCGATGGGTCAAGCCTTTTTCTCGCTCTCTATCACAGGCTCAGGCATGATAGTTTACGGGGCGTATCTTTCCAAGAAAGAGGATATCGTAAACAGCGCTAAAAATACAGCGATATTTGACACGCTAGCTGCGATGGTAGCGGCACTTGTAATGATACCGGCGGTGTTTGCCTACAATATGGACCCGGCTACGGGACCGGGATTACTTTTCGTAACACTGCCTAAAATTTTACAAGGTATGGTCGGCGGGCAAATTTTCGCCGTCATTTTATTTACCGCAGTCATTTTTGGCGGTATCACCTCGCTTCAAAATATGTTCGAGGCGGTCGCCGAGTCGCTGATGCATAAATTCCCGCGCCTAAGCCGAACCTGGACGCTCGTGCTACTATGCGCGATATGCTTTGGCGTGGGTGCACACATGGAGGACATAACTAGCTGGGGGCCTTGGATGGACTTCGTCTCGATCTATATCATCCCGATCGGTGCGGTCATCGGTGCGGTATCGTGGTTTTGGGTGATAAAAAGAGATGAAATTTTAGACGAGATAAATATGGGAGCAGGCAAAATTTACGGTTCGTTTTGGTATAACGTCGGCAGATTTTTATATGTTCCGTTAGCGCTTTTACTTTGTATCATCGCGCTTAATATGCATATTTCGTTTTGA
- a CDS encoding flavodoxin family protein, with protein MKKIVIYTSLSGNTKKIGEAIAQQIGCEAISYTDERAKDISGFDFVAIGFYIDKGGPEAHFKRYIKEHVKGKKTGLFITLGADPAGEHGESMLKVGRELLNEGGNEILAEFICQGAIDPKVIEEMKEMAAKMGDKAIHLITPERQATWKQASTHPDENDLKNVRKAFEGIK; from the coding sequence ATGAAAAAAATAGTGATCTATACCTCACTAAGCGGTAATACCAAAAAAATAGGCGAAGCCATCGCGCAGCAAATAGGCTGTGAAGCGATCAGCTACACCGATGAACGCGCAAAGGATATAAGCGGTTTTGACTTTGTGGCGATAGGATTTTATATCGATAAGGGCGGCCCGGAGGCACATTTCAAGCGCTACATAAAAGAGCATGTAAAGGGTAAAAAAACGGGGCTTTTCATCACTCTTGGCGCCGATCCTGCCGGAGAGCACGGCGAGAGCATGCTAAAGGTCGGACGAGAGCTTTTAAACGAGGGTGGCAATGAAATTTTAGCTGAGTTCATCTGCCAAGGCGCTATCGACCCCAAGGTCATCGAGGAGATGAAAGAGATGGCGGCGAAAATGGGCGATAAAGCGATACATTTGATCACTCCTGAGCGCCAAGCCACATGGAAACAAGCCTCCACTCATCCTGATGAAAACGACCTTAAAAATGTACGAAAAGCATTTGAAGGGATAAAGTAA
- a CDS encoding radical SAM protein yields the protein MFEKRIKGHHSGHPNKSEFATKEDLYEFLENGVPEQKEGVIYFHVPFCDTICSFCSMNRSKLDGELDDYTQYLLGEIDKYSKFSYIQQKSFESVYFGGGTPTTLKERHLEKILKAINEKFNISKTCEFSFETTLHNLNISKVRLMQSLGVNRFSIGVQTFSEAGRKLLNRTHSKEAAIEHLKKIKDEFKGFVCTDIIYNYPNETEEEVREDARILKDIAVDSTSFYSLQFLDGSVLSNTFSQDYYNIETDRKLHNAFVDEMFKGGDYEFLEYTKLNRKGRDEYKYIRLSHAGADVLPIGVSAGGQLGEFGIFNMRADLQMIGILPPEERNRKKFNALFQYHDIKFSDMKRYVSDEMFVNLMEFFKKCESEGYMSIKPDGIELSLDGVFWGNTIADEVAKIAKKEFE from the coding sequence GTGTTTGAAAAAAGGATAAAAGGGCATCATTCGGGGCATCCGAACAAATCGGAATTTGCAACGAAAGAGGACTTGTATGAGTTCTTGGAGAATGGTGTGCCCGAGCAAAAAGAGGGCGTGATATATTTTCACGTGCCGTTTTGCGATACGATATGTTCGTTTTGCTCGATGAATCGCAGTAAACTTGACGGTGAGCTTGATGACTATACGCAGTATTTGCTGGGCGAGATCGATAAATACTCGAAATTTAGCTATATCCAGCAAAAAAGCTTCGAGTCGGTTTATTTTGGAGGCGGGACGCCAACGACGCTGAAAGAGCGCCATTTGGAGAAAATTTTAAAAGCTATAAATGAAAAATTCAATATCTCCAAGACTTGCGAATTTAGCTTTGAAACCACGCTACACAACCTAAATATCTCAAAAGTGCGCTTGATGCAAAGCCTTGGCGTAAATCGCTTCAGCATCGGCGTGCAGACGTTTAGCGAGGCCGGTAGGAAGCTTCTAAACCGCACGCACTCAAAAGAGGCTGCGATCGAGCATTTAAAAAAGATAAAGGACGAATTCAAGGGCTTTGTCTGCACCGATATCATCTACAACTACCCTAACGAGACGGAGGAAGAGGTCAGAGAGGATGCGAGAATTTTAAAAGATATCGCAGTCGATAGCACGAGCTTTTATTCGTTGCAGTTTTTAGACGGCTCCGTGCTTTCAAATACCTTTTCACAAGATTATTACAACATCGAGACTGATAGGAAGCTTCATAACGCCTTTGTCGATGAGATGTTTAAGGGCGGGGATTATGAATTTTTAGAATACACAAAGCTCAACCGAAAAGGTCGCGACGAGTATAAATACATCCGTCTAAGCCACGCCGGAGCCGATGTATTGCCTATTGGCGTCAGTGCAGGCGGACAGCTCGGGGAGTTTGGCATCTTTAATATGAGAGCTGACCTTCAAATGATCGGTATCTTGCCGCCTGAGGAGCGAAATAGGAAGAAATTTAACGCTCTCTTTCAGTATCATGACATCAAATTTAGCGATATGAAGCGATATGTCAGCGACGAGATGTTTGTAAATTTGATGGAATTTTTCAAAAAATGCGAGAGCGAAGGCTATATGAGCATCAAGCCTGATGGCATCGAGCTTAGCCTGGATGGCGTATTTTGGGGAAATACGATAGCCGATGAAGTAGCAAAGATAGCAAAGAAGGAGTTTGAATGA
- a CDS encoding ABC transporter substrate-binding protein, with translation MFRKFKILVSAFAVFAVFASATTTMDTPKKRLVILDPAVVEMMYMLGAEDQIAAISTLTMSKIWPEDKTALLKSVGTYTKPNFEKIVELKPDLVVTSFHSANVNEDLKKFNLPTLTLKADSVDMIYSNIEQIGKITGKEQKAHELVEGIKQKFKTYESGALKGKKIIAIFSGTPITAFNSKTLPGDIFKRLGLVNLADSLQGSTPIVSPEFILGANPDFIVLVGGMGGSSESFLKENPVLAKTNAAKNGKILTFPSSILLRGTPRIGEGVDKIYNDLLK, from the coding sequence ATGTTTAGGAAATTTAAAATTTTAGTCTCGGCATTTGCCGTTTTTGCGGTATTTGCATCGGCTACGACTACTATGGATACGCCTAAAAAGCGCTTAGTGATCTTAGATCCGGCAGTCGTTGAGATGATGTATATGCTGGGTGCGGAGGATCAAATAGCCGCTATCTCGACTCTGACTATGTCAAAAATTTGGCCCGAGGACAAGACCGCGCTTTTAAAAAGCGTAGGCACTTATACAAAGCCCAATTTTGAAAAGATAGTCGAGCTAAAACCTGACCTCGTGGTCACCAGCTTTCACTCCGCAAACGTGAACGAGGATCTTAAGAAATTTAACCTGCCTACGCTTACACTAAAGGCCGATAGCGTGGATATGATCTACTCAAACATCGAGCAAATCGGCAAGATAACGGGCAAGGAGCAAAAGGCGCACGAGCTGGTGGAAGGCATAAAGCAAAAATTTAAGACCTATGAGAGCGGAGCGCTGAAAGGCAAAAAGATAATCGCGATATTTTCGGGCACGCCTATCACGGCATTTAATTCAAAGACGCTTCCGGGAGATATATTTAAAAGGCTTGGCCTCGTAAATTTAGCCGACAGTCTGCAAGGCAGCACGCCTATCGTATCGCCGGAGTTTATTTTGGGAGCAAATCCTGATTTCATCGTGCTTGTAGGCGGTATGGGCGGCAGTAGCGAAAGCTTTTTGAAAGAAAATCCCGTGCTTGCCAAAACCAACGCCGCCAAAAACGGCAAAATTTTGACTTTCCCGTCGTCGATATTGCTTCGCGGAACGCCTAGGATAGGTGAGGGCGTGGATAAAATTTATAATGATTTGCTTAAATGA
- a CDS encoding ABC transporter ATP-binding protein, with protein sequence MSVEIKNLGFSYDKKEILKGVDLAAKNGEFIGILGPNGCGKSTLLKNILKIIRPNCGVINIENKALNEYPLKQLAKILGFVPQRSVLNAPLLVEDIVFMGRFCHLKNQFSGYDEQDAKKVDEIMQMLDIKHFAKRIAASLSGGEFQRVLLARALVSEPKILLLDEPTSALDLNYAIEMLKICKKLTKQLNLLSIVVLHDLNLASLFCDRIVMLKDGRVRYDGVAKELYTSEILKEIYGLECEVIEHKGSPFVVPLK encoded by the coding sequence ATGAGCGTCGAGATCAAAAATTTAGGTTTTAGTTATGATAAAAAAGAGATCTTAAAGGGTGTGGATCTTGCCGCTAAAAACGGCGAATTCATCGGGATCTTGGGACCAAACGGATGCGGTAAATCCACTCTTTTAAAAAATATTTTAAAAATCATCCGTCCAAACTGTGGCGTCATAAATATCGAAAATAAGGCGCTTAACGAGTATCCGCTAAAGCAGCTGGCTAAAATTTTAGGCTTCGTGCCGCAGCGAAGCGTGCTAAATGCGCCGCTACTGGTCGAGGATATCGTTTTTATGGGTAGGTTTTGCCATTTGAAAAATCAGTTCAGCGGATACGACGAGCAAGACGCAAAAAAAGTGGACGAGATCATGCAGATGCTTGATATAAAGCACTTTGCAAAGCGCATAGCTGCATCGCTGAGTGGAGGAGAATTTCAGCGTGTTTTGCTGGCTAGGGCGCTGGTGAGCGAGCCTAAAATTCTCCTGCTAGACGAGCCGACATCCGCGCTTGATCTAAACTACGCCATAGAGATGCTAAAAATTTGCAAAAAGCTCACAAAGCAGCTAAATCTGCTCTCTATTGTCGTGCTGCACGATCTAAATTTAGCCTCGCTATTTTGCGACAGGATAGTGATGCTAAAAGATGGGCGCGTCAGATATGACGGCGTAGCAAAAGAGCTTTATACAAGCGAAATTTTAAAAGAAATTTACGGGCTTGAGTGTGAAGTCATCGAGCACAAGGGCAGTCCTTTCGTCGTGCCGCTAAAGTAA
- a CDS encoding FecCD family ABC transporter permease, with amino-acid sequence MPIKTKASIVLVLLTIVVCVVSLSLGGADIGYKDIVNFALGGDMDDIKRAIILELRLPRVIMAFLIGMLLASSGVVVQSVFLNPLADPYIIGIAASATFGAVVAYLLKLPDVYYGVFAFIASAILSLVIFKLSKRGKSIATLLIIGIAFSSFLGAFTSFATYLIGEDSFKIVVWMMGYVGGANWQKIGFLVVPLVICMVYFYIKRLELNVILSGDEEAQSLGVDVEKTKKNLLIASSLAVSFSVAFTGMIGFVGLIIPHTLRMILRTSNNAVLIPVSTIAGGLFLLVCDTIGKSVLSPVEVPIGVVTAFFGAPFFLFLAMRSTRGIV; translated from the coding sequence ATGCCTATTAAAACAAAAGCGAGCATCGTTTTAGTGCTGCTTACTATCGTCGTTTGCGTCGTTTCACTCAGCCTCGGAGGTGCTGATATCGGATACAAAGATATCGTGAATTTCGCTCTTGGCGGCGACATGGACGATATAAAAAGGGCGATAATCCTTGAACTTCGCCTGCCTCGCGTGATAATGGCCTTTTTGATAGGCATGCTTTTAGCAAGCTCGGGCGTAGTGGTGCAAAGCGTTTTTTTAAATCCCCTGGCCGATCCTTATATCATCGGTATCGCCGCTAGCGCGACATTTGGAGCCGTCGTGGCCTATCTTTTAAAGCTTCCCGATGTCTATTACGGCGTCTTTGCGTTTATCGCCTCGGCCATCTTGTCGCTTGTTATATTTAAGCTTTCAAAACGCGGCAAATCCATCGCTACGCTGCTTATAATAGGCATAGCGTTTTCATCGTTTTTAGGCGCTTTCACATCGTTTGCGACCTATCTCATCGGTGAGGACAGCTTTAAGATAGTAGTGTGGATGATGGGCTATGTGGGCGGCGCAAACTGGCAAAAGATCGGCTTTTTAGTCGTTCCGCTCGTGATTTGTATGGTCTATTTTTATATAAAAAGACTTGAGCTAAATGTCATTTTAAGCGGCGACGAGGAGGCGCAAAGCCTTGGTGTAGATGTTGAAAAAACAAAAAAAAATTTACTCATCGCCTCATCTTTAGCTGTTAGCTTTTCAGTCGCATTTACAGGTATGATAGGCTTTGTAGGCCTCATCATACCTCACACTTTGCGAATGATCTTGCGCACATCGAATAACGCCGTTTTGATACCGGTAAGCACGATCGCCGGCGGGTTATTTTTGCTCGTTTGCGATACGATAGGCAAGAGCGTGCTAAGCCCGGTAGAGGTTCCAATAGGCGTAGTAACGGCGTTTTTTGGCGCTCCGTTTTTTCTATTTTTAGCGATGCGCTCGACTAGAGGGATAGTCTGA
- a CDS encoding TonB-dependent receptor produces the protein MSKSKICICIFVSIGLYGADNNTTKLDEVVITATGFESFLRDEVKNVTVITSEDLQGRGYRDINEALEKAPGVSYIYNGSGRNIDIRGQGQKANTSVKVLVNGIAINMIDTTPTKIHTDLIPIEDVERIEIIPGGGSVLYGSGTTGGVINIITKQKPKDFFVTASTKIASYAYKDFNVGIGGKVSEDLYLKAAVKDFNGGGYRYGEWLRGYYANLGIRYQINDMQSISINPSYFKVKEKGAGALTKKQLEQNRRQADDYSEVVSKRVVVDIDYNAKFSDAFELTVTPYYQKETDDMDSDTKFEDKKLGSNFKGRYTYSSGEVVAGYEYLKNDGLRILNVSAATPMGIMRNYTKFDMQKQTHSFYIMPKYNFTDYFELNVGYRYEKALYDTDRLQRTTMMGRTTGGTFSEDKSMSNYAFEVTPNFKYSKTGNVYLKFERGYTSPGPNQLVDKLNRTTYAMNNLRPETFKTYEIGMKDMFLGGYFSAAAFYTDTKDEIRNFSNTANISDGWRFINLDKTRRYGFELYAEQDILKKLRLSETYSFVDAKIKAGANSGKRIPWVQRSKFVLGVDYEPIKNLNLLTDVKWYSSIVDSYYDKISDKTIVDFGAKYKFQNGISVVAGVKNLFNKKYNIVEMKRADSYSPARERNYYVEFKYAY, from the coding sequence ATGTCAAAGAGTAAAATTTGCATCTGCATTTTTGTGTCGATCGGCCTATACGGCGCGGATAACAATACGACCAAGCTTGATGAGGTGGTCATAACGGCGACCGGGTTTGAGAGCTTTTTAAGAGATGAGGTCAAAAACGTTACGGTCATAACATCAGAAGACCTGCAAGGACGTGGGTATAGAGATATAAACGAAGCCCTGGAAAAGGCGCCGGGAGTAAGCTACATATATAACGGCTCGGGTAGGAACATCGACATAAGAGGACAGGGGCAAAAGGCCAACACCTCCGTCAAGGTCCTGGTAAACGGTATCGCGATAAATATGATAGACACTACGCCTACTAAAATTCACACCGACCTCATCCCGATAGAAGATGTCGAGCGTATCGAGATCATCCCCGGCGGCGGCTCGGTTTTATACGGTAGCGGCACGACAGGCGGCGTGATAAACATCATCACAAAGCAAAAGCCAAAAGACTTTTTCGTGACCGCCTCGACAAAGATAGCCTCTTACGCTTATAAAGACTTCAACGTAGGCATAGGAGGAAAGGTGAGCGAGGATCTATACCTCAAAGCTGCGGTTAAAGATTTCAATGGGGGGGGGTACAGATACGGCGAGTGGCTTAGAGGATACTACGCAAATTTAGGCATACGCTATCAGATAAACGATATGCAAAGCATCTCTATAAATCCTAGCTATTTTAAGGTCAAAGAAAAAGGTGCCGGGGCACTAACTAAAAAGCAGCTCGAGCAAAACAGACGCCAGGCCGATGACTACAGTGAGGTAGTCAGCAAAAGAGTCGTCGTAGATATCGACTATAACGCTAAATTTAGCGATGCGTTCGAGCTTACCGTTACGCCTTATTATCAAAAAGAGACCGACGATATGGATAGTGATACGAAATTTGAGGATAAAAAGCTGGGCTCAAATTTTAAAGGCAGATACACTTACTCTAGCGGTGAGGTCGTAGCCGGATACGAATATCTAAAAAATGACGGACTGAGGATACTAAACGTATCTGCGGCTACGCCTATGGGCATAATGAGAAACTATACAAAATTTGATATGCAAAAGCAAACGCACTCCTTTTACATCATGCCAAAATATAACTTTACCGATTATTTCGAGCTAAATGTGGGCTATAGATACGAAAAGGCGCTTTACGATACGGACAGACTACAAAGGACGACCATGATGGGAAGGACTACTGGCGGCACCTTTAGCGAAGATAAAAGCATGAGCAACTACGCCTTTGAGGTCACGCCAAATTTCAAATATTCAAAGACGGGAAACGTCTATCTGAAATTTGAGCGCGGCTACACCTCTCCCGGACCAAATCAGCTGGTAGATAAGCTAAATCGCACGACTTACGCCATGAATAACCTAAGGCCGGAGACCTTTAAAACCTATGAGATCGGTATGAAAGATATGTTTTTAGGCGGGTATTTTAGTGCAGCGGCGTTTTACACCGATACTAAAGACGAGATAAGGAATTTTTCTAACACCGCAAATATCTCGGACGGCTGGCGCTTTATAAATTTAGACAAAACCAGACGCTACGGCTTTGAGCTTTACGCAGAGCAAGATATCTTAAAAAAGCTAAGGCTAAGCGAGACCTACTCTTTTGTGGACGCTAAGATCAAAGCGGGTGCAAACAGCGGCAAGCGCATACCTTGGGTGCAAAGGAGCAAATTCGTTCTTGGCGTGGACTACGAGCCGATAAAAAATCTAAATTTGCTGACCGATGTGAAGTGGTATTCAAGCATAGTTGATAGTTATTATGATAAAATAAGCGACAAAACGATCGTGGATTTTGGTGCGAAATATAAATTTCAAAACGGAATTTCGGTCGTAGCCGGCGTGAAAAATTTATTCAACAAAAAATATAATATAGTCGAGATGAAAAGAGCCGATTCTTATTCGCCGGCGCGCGAGAGAAATTATTATGTAGAGTTCAAATATGCCTATTAA